In a genomic window of Cynocephalus volans isolate mCynVol1 chromosome 1, mCynVol1.pri, whole genome shotgun sequence:
- the TTLL9 gene encoding probable tubulin polyglutamylase TTLL9: MTGSRRGIRNWGYVLFLFSLQNQNYKGHGLSKGKEREQRAPVRFKTTLVNTLMDVLRHRPGWMEVKDEGEWDFYWCDVSWLRENFDHTYMDEHVRISHFRNHYELTRKNYMVKNLKRFRKQLEREAGKLEAAKCDFFPQTFEMPCEYHLFVEEFRKNPGITWIMKPVARSQGKGIFLFRRLKDVMDWRKGTAGKKLTSMEAQPTQSAVNPSSSHDTRSSDDQKDEIPVENYVAQRYIENPYLIGGCKFDLRVYVLVMSYIPLRAWLYRDGFARFSNTRFTLNSLDDQYVHLTNVAVQKTSPDYHPKKGCKWMIQRFRQYLASKHGPEAVEALFSDMDNIFIKSLQSVQKVIISDKHCFELYGYDILIDQDLKPWLLEVNASPSLTASSQEDYELKTHLLEDTLHVVDMEARLTGKEKRVGGFDLMWNDGPVSREEGATDLSGMGKFVTNTHLGCVNDRKQQLRQLFRSLQMQKKASS, from the exons TTAcgtccttttccttttctcattgcAGAATCAAAATTACAAGGGCCATGGATTGTCAAAGGGAAAAGAGCG agagcagagagcaccAGTCCGGTTCAAGACTACTCTTGTGAACACTCTCATGGACGTTCTTCGCCACAGGCCAGGATGGATGGAAGTGAAGGA cgaAGGGGAGTGGGATTTCTACTGGTGTGATGTCAGTTGGCTCCGGGAGAACTTCGACCACACCTACATGGATGAGCACGTGCGGATCAGTCACTTCCGGAACCACTATGAG CTCACCCGCAAGAACTACATGGTAAAGAATCTGAAGCGGTTCCGGAAACAGCTGGAGCGTGAGGCAGGAAAGCTGGAGGCAGCCAAGTGTGACTTCTTCCCCCAAACCTTTGAGATGCCATGCGAGTACCACCTGTTCGTGGAGGAGTTTCGCAAAAACCCAGGAATCACCTGGATCATGAAGCCT GTGGCCCGTTCGCAGGGGAAGGGCATCTTCCTCTTCCGGAGGCTGAAGGACGTCATGGACTGGAGGAAG GGCACTGCTGGGAAGAAGCTCACCAGCATGGAGGCCCAGCCCACCCAGAGTGCAGTCAATCCCTCCAGCAGCCAT GACACGAGAAGTTCTGATGACCAGAAAGATGAGATTCCCGTGGAGAACTATGTAGCCCAGCGTTACATTGAAAATCCCTACCTGATAGGAG GCTGCAAATTTGACCTGCGTGTCTACGTGCTGGTGATGTCG TACATCCCGCTGCGGGCGTGGCTCTACCGGGATGGCTTTGCCCGATTCTCCAACACCCGCTTCACGCTGAACAGCCTTGATGACCAGT ATGTTCACCTCACCAATGTCGCTGTGCAGAAGACGTCTCCTGACTACCACCCTAAGAAG GGCTGCAAGTGGATGATCCAGCGCTTCCGGCAGTACCTGGCGTCCAAGCACGGGCCGGAGGCGGTAGAGGCGCTCTTCAGCGACATGGACAACATCTTCATCAAGAGCCTGCAGAGTGTTCAGAAGGTGATCATCAGTGACAAACACTGCTTCGAGCTGTACGGCTATGACATCCTCATCGACCAGGACCTCAAGCC GTGGCTCCTGGAGGTCAATGCATCCCCGTCACTGACAGCCAGCAGCCAGGAAGACTATGAGCTCAAGACCCACCTCCTGGAAGACACCCTGCACGTTGTGGACATGGAAGCCAG GCTCACAGGAAAAGAGAAGCGAGTTGGGGGCTTTGACCTCATGTGGAATGATGGCCCTGTCAGCAGAGAAGAGGGGGCTACTGACCTGTCAGGGATGGGAAAATTTGTGACCAACACACACCTTG